The Pirellulaceae bacterium region TGCTAGCCGCTGCCACTCCAGTTGTCGATCCAGTGAACTATGTTTAGCGCCAATACATTGCGGGATTTGTATCCACTGTCGATAAAAGTCCACAGAATAGATTTGTCCGAACGGGGCAAACATTTCGCCCAGTTCAAAACCGATGTAACGATCGGCTACTTCGCCCATCTGTCGATAGGCCAATAATCGTGCCTCATCGCCCAACGACTTCAATCCGTAGGACTGAAAGATAACCGGCGTTCCACCACACGACTGAATCGCATCCAAGGGAGCAAAATAATCGGTGATTTGGCATGGGCGGTTCGGATGGTCCCCAACCCAGGCACCCGCTGCAAACCCGGCACCGCTACACAGCGACTGCGTTTCAACCAGCACACGCTGTCGGGTTTCTTCGTCGATCAAGTTGGCGTAACCGGTGTCCATGTTGACCGCCGGCATTAATCCAGCTTGCAGCGTTTTTTCAACGTGCTTTCTAAAGCACTGCCAGTCCACTTGATCTTCGCAAGTCAGCGGCAACAGTACCGCAGAGATACCTAGAATCTTCCGACCCGGACGAATGGTCGGCATGCAGTTTGATTGTGCATTCATGAACTGGACGCCTCGTCGCGACGAGTCGATGGACTAATGGCTGCCGCGTCCAGCGGACTGCCTATCGCTTGCGCGCAGCGACTGGTAGGTTTGGTCCAAGATGCGATTGAACGTGGCGCTGGGCCGCATCGCGCAGGTTGCCTTTTCGACGCAGGTGTGATAGTAGCCACCGAGATCAATCGCCTCTCCCTGGGTAGCGTCGATTTCTTCGATGATTCGCTTTTCGTGATTGGCAAGCTGTTGTGCCAATGGAGCGAACATCTCTTGTAATCTTGGAGC contains the following coding sequences:
- a CDS encoding dihydrodipicolinate synthase family protein, yielding MNAQSNCMPTIRPGRKILGISAVLLPLTCEDQVDWQCFRKHVEKTLQAGLMPAVNMDTGYANLIDEETRQRVLVETQSLCSGAGFAAGAWVGDHPNRPCQITDYFAPLDAIQSCGGTPVIFQSYGLKSLGDEARLLAYRQMGEVADRYIGFELGEMFAPFGQIYSVDFYRQWIQIPQCIGAKHSSLDRQLEWQRLAIRDCLRPEFHVFTGNDLAIDMVMYGSDYLLGLSTMAPDWFAVRDRLWELNDPSFYSWNDWLQYLGFLAFRDPVPAYKHSAAQFLQLRGWINSNRAYPGCPLRPDSDISILETFLRQCPMNR